CGGCTGCGAGCAGACAGTTTTGTGCCATGATCCCTGCGTCGATGGCCCCAATTAGTGTCAGTTCGGTAAAGTCGGCTTGCACCTCTGGGTTGAGCTCGACATGGCGTTGATAATCAATACAGAACACCAAAAACTCCGCGGCACTTTGCACGTAGGCTTGTTGCCCGGCCAGCTCGGCCAAGGTGGCTCGTTTGTCGTTGTCAGTCACGCGGATCACGGACACCACTTGCAATAAGCTGGAAGAAGAAGCAGCAAGCCCTGCGCGCAGAATCGTCTCGAGCTGCTCTGAGCTGATAGGCTGTTGGGTAAATTTACGGATGGAACGATGCGCGAGCATGGTTTCGATAACGTTATTCATAGCAGAGTCCTTAGCGTCAAACATTGGCAGACTTTATCCCGATTTTCCGGGGATGTCGAACCGCTATCGATAAGCATAATTTGTCGTTAAGAGTAGCAATCGGAATGGTAAAGTGTGCTGGGCAGACTAGACTTGCGTTTTCTTTTTTCCAGTTCTCTATTGCCATGCCGTGTGAATTTTTCCAGCAGAAGCGCTGCACTTCCTGCACTTACATCGAGATGCCTTATCTGGCACAAATCGAAATGAAAGACGTCCATTTGCGCCAGCTCTTTCCTCAGGTGTCCACTTCGGCGTGGCTTGCGCCTGTGCAAAGCCAGCCCACCCAATGCCGCAACAAAGCGAAAATGGTCGTTTTGGGCGCTGCACATCAGCCGATTTTGGGCATCGAGAGCGTGCAAGATGGTTCGCCAGTGTCTCTCACCACTTGTCCACTTTATCAGGACGTGATGCGCGAGCTGCTGAGCTATTTGCAGAACTGGATCCGCATCGCGGGTATTCCGCCTTACAACAAAGTGAAGAAAAAAGGCGAACTGAAGTTTATTTTGCTCACGCAAAGCCAAAAACGTGGCGAGTTTATGTTGCGTTTTGTGCTGCGTAGCGAAAATGCACTGCAACGCATTCGTGACAATTTGCCCCGTTTACAGCAAGATTTTCCAGCGATTCGCGTGATTACCGCCAACATCCAACCGGTACACATGGCGCGGCTAGAGGGAGAGCAAGAGATTTTCCTCTCAGACGCGCAATATCTGTTGGAGGAGTTTAACGGCGTGCCGATGGTGATTAAGCCCAAAAGTTTTTTTCAAACCAACCCCGATGTCGCGGCAAAACTGTATGCGACGGCGCGAGACTGGGTCGCAGAGATCCAACCGCAAACCATGTGGGATCTGTTTTGTGGCGTAGGCGGTTTTGCCCTGCACTGCGCGCAGCATGCGCAAGCGGTCGTGGGTATTGAAATAGAAGAAGAGGCGATCAACAGCGCCAAGCTGTCCGCCAGCCAGCTAGGTATTGAGAACTTGAGCTTTGCTGCATTAGATTCTGGCGAATACTCGCGCTCGCAAACACAATCACCGGATCTGATCTTGGTCAACCCGCCGAGGCGCGGGCTTGGCAAAGCACTGACTGATCAGTTGGAATGCTTGGCAGCTAAGCACCTCATTTATTCGAGTTGTAACCCGAATACTCTGCAAGCGGATTTGGCAAACTTGACTAGCTATCAGGTGGTTCGCGCCCAATGGTTTGATATGTTCCCTCATACCGATCACGCTGAAGTGATGATGTTACTTAAGCGCAGCGACTGAGTAGGTGCAAGCGCAGCGGTCGCCTCTGTTTTTATTCCTCAATAGAGTTGTAAAGGAACGGTTTGTTATAACAGCTTGGTATTATCACTCTTTTTAATGGCAAAACTATAATTAAGAGCGAAAGTGAGGAAGAGGAGAGAGCCATGAAAGTTGTTGTTGAGTTCCTGGAATCAGGACGCTTTAGAGATAACTTTTGGGACGGAGAATTCAGAGTAGAGAGAGGCGAACACCGTGCAGTTAGCCCTTCTCTCGCGGCTCAGTTGATCCACAACAGACAAGCATCCTTGTATCGATTTGACGATTCGGACCATGCTGCCGACATCAACCCGGCGGATGGAGCGCCGATGAAATAGGGAATATAAGCCAATCTGTGAGCGACCGATTCAGGTCGCTTTTCTTTTGCTAGACAATAAAAAATGGGCACTTTCGTGCCCAGCAAAAAGTATCCTAAAGAGATTATTGGCTCGCTTTCTCGTTGGCCACTTTCATCTCGTTGAGATCATTGTGATAACCATAACCGAAGACCAGACCGTGTTGATTAACATCCAGCGTCACCGTGGTAGCGGACTCGCTATAAAAAGCGTCTATCACCTCTTGAGGCAGTTCTTCGCCGCTCATTTGCATGCCGAGATCAATCAGCTCTAACAAGCGAGGTGAATCCATGAAAAATTTCACTAAGCCATTGGCATTGAGTGCTTGCGGCATAATCTCACCACTGGCTGAGGTTGCTTTTTCACCGGAATAAAGCGTGAAGTGCTTGTCGTTAAGACGTGCAAACAGCGGATTCTCTAACCCTGTTTGATCTTGCAGCAGTTCACTGAGGTCCACAGGTTGATCGTTGGCAGGAATGTCAACGCCTGCAAGCTCAGGGATGAACATTTGCGCGCTTTGTACCAGCATCTTCGGATCGCTGGCCGACATACTGAGAATGAAATCCAGTTTATCGAGCGTCGGGCCATATTCACCTTCAAAGTTTGGCTTGAGGTCGTACAGACTAAAGCTTACCCCTTTTAGACCATTGACCATGCCCGACGCCATGCTCATCATCGCTGCTGGATTTTGTGTACCGAGCCCGTTTTGGAATTTACTCAGTAGTTCACAAGAGTATGTTGGTGTGCGTAGATCTTGCCAGATTTCTCCCACAGCAGGAGCCAGTTTCGCCATTTCCAGACCAAAACCTAAACTGAAGATGCTGGCATCGTCCGCTTTGAGGCTCGGCAAGAAACCACGAATGGTGTTCAATGCATTCAAAATGGTCTTGTTGTTGCTTTCGACGATCACGTCGCCATTTAGGACTGCTTTACCTTCTTGGTACTTAAACTGACCCGTCGCGACGGTACGTGGCCAGTTGCTGCCGATCGTGGCGAGCTCTTGCTGACATGCAGGCGTTTGTAGCAAGGAAAACACTTCTTCATCTTGAGGCTGTTTGATGACATTCAGTTGCTTAGCGATGCGATTGCCCTCTTTCGTGGTCAACCCTTTGATCAACGCTTGATGATCAAAGTACGCGTAGCTGTTGTTCTCTTTGCCATATTTGGCCTGAAGCGCACTGAGTATATCCGTGTCAGCTAAGGAGCGCGTTGGTTTCTCTTGACCTAGTGCCATTTTCAGCGGGCTTTCGTTGCCCAACTCGGGACTATCTAGCGTAATGGTCAGCACCTTGCCTTCAGTGGCGATAATCAAATCGAGACCGATGCCAAACTCTTGTTTGTCAGCAACGGTATATCGACGAAAATCGACGTTCCCCAATTTTTCTGCTTTGTGTGTCGCGCCTGTTTCCTGCTCTTTTTGGTCGATGGTGTGCCAAAATGCCGTCGGATCTTGCAGCGTAAGCTTGTAAACAGGGATTAAACCTATGGTGTAAAACAAGGGGTTAATTTTCTCTGCTGTACCAAGGTACTTTCTGAGCGCTTCAGGGGAAGAGGCGCTTTGCGCATAACCATCAAATAAAGCAATGAGAAAATGTTGCTCTGGGGTGAGGTCGCCATCAAACTCATCGGCCAGTTGCTGTTGACCGAAGCTCGCTGATTTTAGATAAGCATAGTGGTCAAACGCTTCGGTTTGCACCGCAACAATGGCTGACTCTGCTGGAATTAAAGAGAGCAAATCATTGGTTTCTTGGGTCAGAACGCCGCTTTGGTAAACATAAGCGCCAATCGCTGCAGCCGATACCGCTGAAGCAAGTAATAGTTTTTTCACAGCCAACTCCGTTGATTATAGAGGCTTCTTCCACTGATGTTGTGTGATTCGAAAAGAAGAAGACAAAGTAGTAAAAAGTGCACGCCATGCCGCATGTTATGCGACAAAATCAAGCCGCACTATGCTAAATAATGACGCCTGTATCATATAGAAATAGCTTTCTTTATCAATCAGTTATTTATAAAGATTTGTTATGTGTTTCAATTTTACAGCGAATTTTATTGGGTACGAAATGAGGTAAAAGTGAAGCGCAGAGAGCGCAGTGAACACAACAAAAAAGGGCTGGAGTGACCCAGCCCTTGAGCAATATGCTTTGACGGCAAGATTAACGGCCGTAAGTGGTTTCGATGTAGCGCTCAAATTGATCGCACATATCGGCATCACTTAACTCGTTGCTCGCCAGAACCTTCGCGCCATCGACCACAGTGATGCGGGCATTGAGAGACGCTGGCTGCGGACGCGTGCGCTCACCCAGCGCCGCAATTTTCTTCAGCTCCCGTTGCCACGCTTGTTCACTGGAAAGGTTGCATACATCGGCGAGGTACTTGGCGTTAAACCCTTCGCCAGTGAGGCTTTTGATCGATTCCGAGTGAGAAACACTGTTGCCTGCATGCCAGTAATGTTTTGCCAGCAAGGGACCGATCTCTGGGTTGTCAGTCAAGTAACCAAACTTCTCGGTGAAGTAAGCGCGAGTTTGATACACCGCCATGTGCGCTAACAGATAACCTTGGTAAGCGCAGGATGCTTCATCCGACAGCAGATGTGGGATCGCCATCAGCGGCCTTGGGCTGCACGCCAGCCCTAAAATCTTCTGTTCGGTATCGCGCGCCAACTGAGTGACCACTTCTGGCGTCAGTTGGGTTTCCTCCAGTTCATACAAGGCGCGTTCAAAGTACGGCACAACCAAGATGCTGCGTTCCTCGTAGGCTTTAAATGGCTGACGGCTGTTGATCATCGCTTGAATCACTTCATCCGGTACCGGATTGCCATTGGCATCGAGCGCGTACAATTTTAGCCAATCGGCATCGTTGAGTAAGCTGTCGCAGAACATGGATTGCGTTTCTGCATACGCCATTGAGGTTGGCGCGAACTCTTGCGAGAAACATGGCGCGTTCATCTTCACGTTGGCAAAATGTGCGGCATGGCCGCCCTCATGGAATAAGGTGTTAATGCCATCGTAACCACTGCCGACTTGATCCGGTTTGGCGTTCGAAGTGAAGTTGACCTTAGCCGCAATCCATTCGCCTTGATCGTAAAATGACGGGATTGGCCCGTGACAGAAACCATTCGGGTATTTGCCTTTGCGATCCAACAAATCGAGAGTTAACTCGGCCGCGGAGTAGTCGATGTTCAATCGGCCAAACGATTCGACCCAGCGGCGCAGCGATTTAGAAAAAGGCACGTACGGATCGAGATCGCGCATCGCATCGCCTGCAAATGAGAAGATGAAGTTGTGCCCATGCAGAGCCGAAGCTCCTTTTTCTTGCGCCAGTTGCTGCAAGCTATTTTGCTGCGATTGGCGAGTACGTTGTTCGAAATCATCCAAAATGGCGAACAGCGCTTGTGTGGTCATGTGCTCGGTTTTAACCACCGAATAGTCAAAGAAATTTCGGTAGCCCATCGAACGCGCAAAAGCGTTACGTTTTTTGACCAGCTCTAAGAAACCGTTTTGCAGCAGCCACTGTTCGAGATTGAGCAGGGCTTGGTGGGCCGATTGACGCACCGCTTCCTGATCGCTATTGCGAATCGTTGCGCCAAGTACCGGCAGGCTGCCTTCGACTTCTTGACCCTGCTCGTTGGTGTAGGTCATGACGTGGTTCTGTTTTTTCTCAAACAGCTCTGCTTCGAAACGGATCAGCTCGGCTTTTTGCTCGCGGGCGGTGTCGGCTTCAATCGCATGCGATTCAAACATGTTCAGCCAGCCTTGTAGCCCCTGTTTGGTCGCACTTTTTTCTTGTTGGTCAGTGATCTGCTCAGCCGCTTGAAGTTGTTGTTTGATCTCAGCGATCTTGTCGGCTTGGGCTAAAAAGTTGGTCCATTGTGTCTGTGCTTGGGTTGAGCCTTGGTGATCATCGCTGATGCCCATGTAGGTTTCCCAGAAGAAATCTTCTTTGCGGCGATGAATGGTCAGATATTGGTGATTGAGCTGATTTAGGTAGGAAGTCGCAGTCATTTTTGTCCTTGAAAATGGTTGCTTTGAAGAAGCGCCATTATGACATGGCGCGCGAATCGGCCCTAAAGTGCCACAAGTTTCATTTTGTCGCAGTTTGTAAACTGTAATGTACCCTTAGTTTACAGCGGGTCTTTGGGGATCTGTTTAGCAATCAGCTTGGCGAGTAAATCGATCGCCGCTTGCCAATTTTTATCTTGATTAAAGGTCGCGACACAAAAACGAACACAGTGCCGATATTGCTGCTGGGTGCCGAACACCGTGCCGGGCAGTAAGCTGATGCCCTGCTGTTTGCATTGTTGATAAAGCTGATAGCTGTCAAACCCTTGCGGTAGGATCAACCACAGCAAAAAGGAACCTTGCGCTGGATGAAGAGTAAACCTGCCCAGCATGCTGGGATACTGGTTTAACGCCTTGATAAGCATCTGGCAGAACAGTTTGCTGTTGTGCTGATAGATCCGCCGCATGCGTGCGGTGTGCGAGCGATAACGGCCAGAGGTAAGAAAGCTCGCCACGGCGGTTTGCATCAGATTCAGGCTGCCCATGTTATCGCACAGCAGATGTTTTTCAATCGCTTGGCGATAGCGCCCAGACAATACCCAGCCAATGCGTAAACGTGAGTCCAAAGTTTTCGACAGCGAGTTGACGTAAATCACCCGATCTTGGCTATCCAGTGACTTGAGCGTTGGCAGCGGCGCTTCGAAGCTCAGCGCACCGAACACATCGTCTTCAATAATGGGTATGTCGGCTGAAATCGTCAGCAATTGCTGCCTTTTCTCCAGCGTCATGGTTGCGCCAGTCGGATTAGCGAAATTGGGCGTGACTAAAATCACCTTGATCGGCCATTGGCTCAGTGCCAGAGTGAGCGCATCGATCCCCATCCCGCTTCTCGGGCAACTGGGGATTTCAAGCACTTTGAGACCTAGTGATTCCAGCAGCAGCAAGGTGCCAAAATAACAAGGCGATTCCACGGCGACGATATCGCCGGGCTGGGTGGTGGCACGCAGTGCGAGACTGATGGCTTGCTGTGCGCCATGGGTGACAATTAAATCATCGACGGAGGCGGGCACGCCCAGATCCGCCGTCAATTTTGCCAGTTGTTTAATCAGCAGTTTATCGCCTGGCGGTAATTGGTAGTGGCTGGGGAAGTGGTTTTGCATCCGGCTATGGCGGCCGATTTCGGCGTAGAGGCTTTTGATCGCGGGCGCTTCGATATTAGGGTGCGCGGAGCCTGTCGGTAGCCGCTCCCGCTGTTCGGGATAGCTGAGGATCTCGCGGCACACCGAAAGCAGATCCACGTCGGCAGGAGCGCAGCATGTTTGTGTGCGCTCATTTTGTCGCTCTTTAACGCGAAATCCGGAGCGATGTTGCGCATAGACCAGCCCTTGTGCTTCCAGCTCCTGATAGGCGCGGATCACGGTATTCTTACTCACACCAAGCGTTTGTTGCAGCTCGCGTATCGACGGAAGCCGGTCTTCTGCTTGATACTGCCCGGTGGCGATTCGCTGCTTAAGATGCTGCTCGACCTGCAAGTATTTATTTTCATTCATACTGCTTTGAGAAACTGTACCCATAAAAACGGCCTTGTCTGTCTCTTATCTCTTTATCTGTACCCGACTAAAGTAACCCAAAATAGTAAAACAAGACGAGAGAAAGTAACCATGTTGCTGAGATTGATCCCATTTATGTTTGTGGTGTTGTGGGCCTCTGGCTTTGTTGGCGCGAGATTGGGCTTGCAGTACGCAGAGCCGGCAACGCTACTGTCGATTCGTATGGCGGCCAACGTCGTACTGTTTTTGCTGCTGGTTGTACTGCTTCGGCGCAGAATGCCTACCGGAGCGGGGCTTTGGCACTCTTGTGTGGTTGGCATCTTGATCCACGGTTTTTATCTTGGTGGCACCTATCTGGCGATTTCACTGGGGATGCCAGCCGGGTTGAGTTCGCTTTTGGTGGGCATTCAGCCGATTTTGACGGCGGTAATATTGCTGTTAACCCTGCAAGAGCGCTTTCGCAGCTCTCAATGGTTGGGGTTAGTACTCGGCTTTATTGCTATCAGTTTGGTGTTGTCGGGCAAAATGGACTGGCAATCGGAGCAATATAAATGGCAAGCGGTGACGCTGTGTTTGATGTCATTGGTGGGTATTACTCTTGGCACCTTATACCAAAAGCGCTTTTGCCATGGGGTGGATATGATTGGCGGTGCGACGGTGCAGTATATGGCGGCGATGCTGCTATTTTTGCCTTACGCGCTGCAGTTTGAAACGATGCAGGTACAGTGGACTGGCGAGTTTATTTTCGCTCTCATTTGGCTAGTGGTGGTGCTCTCTTGCGTGGCGATTTTGCTTTTACTTTATATGGTGAAAAATGGCGCGGCGTCGAGTGTGGCGTCGGTATTTTACCTTGTGCCACCGATGACGGCGTTGCAAGCGTGGCTGATGTTCGGTGAATCGTTTGATATCAATGGCGTAGCTGGTTTTGTTTTGGCCGCCGTAGCGGTGTTCTTGGTGGTGCGCAAGCCTAAAATAGCGCCGTTAGACAAAACCGTCCCCGTGGCTGCCTCTACCGTGAAATCGTGACGGCAAACTGAGGCGTTATTGACTTAGCGAATACCGCTGATAGACGTTGCTGGGATCTTAAACTATTTTTTAGGTAGATTTCGGCAAGAAAACAGGTGGAATATGGGCGTCTTACATCGCGGCTTTGGTCTCTTAGGATTTGTGCTCACGGCGCTGCTTTCCGCGTCTGCGGTTGCTGAGGTCACCTCGCTTGAGGATCTTGCTTTCTATTCAGAAGTCTAACCGCCGGCGAACTTCATTAAAGATGATGCTCCTGCTGGCTACTCGGTCGATATTCTTATTGAAGCGGCAAAATTACAAGGTGTACAAATCACCCCTCAGAAGATAGTCATTCAGCCTTGGGCTCGTTCGTATCGAGCGACCTTGACCAACAATGATGCGGTGCTGTTTTCTACCACGCGCACTGAGCATCGTGAAGATCTGTTTAAATGGGTCGGACCGATTAGCGATATTAAAGCGGTGGTGTTGGCGCGAGTCGATTCCGGTATTGTCATCAAAGAGCCGATTGATATGGCGAAATACCGTATTGGCGTGATTCGTGACGATGTCGGGGAGCAGATGTTGCTTGAGCTGGGCGTACCGCGTGAAGCGATGCAAGAAGCCAATTACGTCACCCAATTAGCCGAGCAATTGATGAAAAAATGCATTGATCTGCTCGCCTACGATGAAAACGCCGCGCTTTGGTGGACCAGTCAGGCTGGGCTCGATCCGAAAATGTTTAAGGTGGTTTACATCCTCAAAGAGGGCGAACTCTACTTTGCTTTCAACAAGCACGTGCCTCAGAAGGTGGTTGAGCAATTACAGATGGGCATCGATCGACTGAAAAGCGAGAAAAATGGCGAGGGTATTTCTTTGCATCAAGCGATTATGAATCGCTACCGCTAAGCGTCTTCCCCATGCAAGTAGCCTGCATGGGGAAGACCGTCCGATTAGTTGCCCCAAATCGCGCTGACAAACTCCGGATGATCGATAAATGGATTGCGGTTGCCTTGGAACTCAAACACTGCTTGATTGCGATCTCGTTCCTTTTGACTCACCGGATCCGCGCTATGCCAACTTTTGAGCATATTCAGCATCCAAGGTTCAAACACGGTGCTGTTAGTGCCGTCAAGAATCGCATCAGAGTTACTGGTATTGCCTTCCCAATTGGCGATGGCATTTTCGTAGCGAGTTGCCATGTAGAAGTAAGCGCGGGCAAAATCCCCTTTGAACTCGTCAATTGGCTCAAATACGGTGCCGTTGTAGCCTAACGTCGCTGAAGCCGTGCCCAGTTTCGACCCATTGCCGGATACATAACTGGCGCTACCTACTTCACCAAATGGCCAGTTGCTGCGCTTAGCATTCACGTAACCATCGGTAGCAAAAATGTGGTGGCCATCGGAGTTCATCGGTTCAATGGTGCCGCCAAACCAGCTTTTCGGGAAAGAATGTTCACGGTTGTAGCAATCGCCTTCTTTGCTGTACTGGCCGCACTGGTCCGTCACTTTAGTAAACTGAGCACCGTCAGCACTCGCAGGTTTTTCCGAGTACATATCAAGGATGGAACCGTCCTGCTCATAGTAGAGATCCAAATCGGCGACTTTCGCTAGGTTCCAAATTGCGTTGTAGCCTTGGCTGTTGTGATTGGCGATGATGTTGTACAGCGCGGTTTTGAGCGCAAAGCCAGTCTTGCTCTCGGCGGCTTTGTAATATTCGCCAAGCACCGGTGGCTCAGTAGGATCGGTTGGATCCGTTGGCGTACTGTTGCCTAACGTAAAGGTGGTTGCTTGACTTTTGCCAAACTCAGCGCCAGAGGCAAGCGTGCTGCCGTTGGCGACCAGGCTGTAAGAGCCGTTCCCCACGCTGCAGCAGATGCCGTCTCCGTAGGTATCGTTGATTTCAAACGTATATTCGCCATCGGCGAGACACATTTCTATCGTATTGCTGGAAGAATTGTCATAGCCAGAACCAGAGAACAAGCTGCTGCCTGATTTGTCTTTAAGCAACCAACTGGTTTCGCTGGCGTATTGGTCGGTGATTAAGGTCAGAGTCGCGGTAGTATTGGCGCAACTGGTTGGTTCTGTCGGAGTGGTGGTAGTCTCTGTCGGCTGAAAATTGTCGATATAAACGGTTTCAGAGCCGTCAAAACCAGTCATGTCATAAAAACGCAGACCGACAGCAATCTCTTTGGTGGCGGTCGCGGTGTAAGCAAAGGTGAGATCTTGCCATTGGTTCACGAGGCCGTTATTGGAATAGCCCTGATAACCATCGACAATTAAACGCGCTTTCACTTTGCCTTCAGTGTGATAAAGCGACACGGAAAACTGGTAAGTTTTACCCTGTTCCACCTGCACAAGCTGAGTGAAATCGGTCTCCGATTGGGTTCCGGTGTTGACCGCGATGGCCGCAGCGAGTTTTCCGCTTTTAAACACTGAACTGCTTTGGCTCAGCGCAATACCGGAATCAATGGTTGTCCATCCGTTTGGTGTGTTGTTGGTCCAACTTTCAAAGTCACCATTGGTGACTTGTGCGTACGCTGCGCTAGTAGAGAGCAGAGTCAGTGCACTTAGAGTCATTATTCTATTTAGCATATAACCTTCTGTTTAATGATATAAAAATCAATTAAGGATAAAGTTTCATCGCAACAGGAAAGTTAACAAAGGTCGCAATTTTGCATTACAAAACCATTACTTTCATGAATATGTTTGAATTTTGTCACGAAACAAACAGGAAACCGATTTCGTTAATCAAGGGGTGGTGAAAGGTTAGCCAAATATAAAAAAGGGATGCTGATAACAGCATCCCAAACTAGCAGGGTGAGACACCCAGCTTATGTCGCTGAGCTGGCGTTACTCAGCACATTTGGACGCCATTACTTTGAGTGGCGTACCTTGTTGGTCAAATTGCAAACTCCAGACGTAGCGGCCTTCCGCCATAATGGTCACCGCGGTATCTTTACCATAGCCGCCTTTAATCAATGGGTTATCTTGGCCTAATTTCAGACTCAGCCCTTTGGCGGTGAACTGAGGAGCCCAGGTTTTAGCGGCATACTGCATACGGTAGCTGCCCGGTTTTTCGTTGGTCACCACTTGGTAAACGCCGTCGCCTTTGTACTCAAACTGGCGATGATCTTGGTGCTGCCAAGCCGAATCGCTGAAATCACCAACCACGTAGAGTTTTTTGCGGATAGGTCCACTCTCATCGAGCGTTGGGTTGTCGCACTGCGCCATGAAGCCTTCACCGATGCCACTGGCCATCGCCGCTTTGGCAACTTTAGGGCCAGCTGCCGAAGGTTGATTGATCTTGAGGAAGCGTGCTTCAAGTGGGTTTAGCGAGACCAGATATTGCCCGTCGATCAGCTTGATCTCTTCACCTGTCAAGAGATCGGTCAAGCTGCCCGTTGATCCCACTTTTTCATCGCTCAGTTGCAAATATTGCAGCCCTTTGCCGAGATTCGCCACGTAGAGAATCGATTCGTCAGCCGTGCTTTTATGATCCGCGTAGACTTTGTTGTCAGCCAGAACATTGACTCGCTTGCCTTTGGCAAGGGCCGGATGGTTGCTACGCAGCGTCATTAATTTTTGCACGTACTGTTTGAGGTCTTGCTCGTTGGCATTCAACGTCGCCGTTACGCCTTCCACTTTGCCACTGGAGCGAGCAACGTGATCGTCACACAAACCTTTAACCGCGCAATCTTGTTCCACTTTCGCGGCGAAATTATCGACCTGATCGCCAATCTCATCGCCGTAGTAGAGGGTGATTGGCCCAGTGTAAGCCGCTTGGAACGCGAAGACCGCTTTGTGGCGCAGCCAGTATTCAGCATCTTGTGGCTCGGCGATGTTGCCGCGCTGCAAGAGATCGCCAAAGCGGACTAAGTCATGGTTACCGATCATCAGGTTCGGCTGAGCATGGCTTGGATACAGCGCATGTAGGTCCATACCTTCTGCCAGCCATTCGCCCGACTTACCGCCTACGCCCGCCTCATTGACCGCGAAGGTTTCGACTAGGCGATAGCGTACCGGGAAGTCAAAAGCGGAGCAGAGCGCAGGATTTTCTGCGCTGCCATAACCGGTTTCCGTGATGCGGTTTTCACCCGCCCAAATCTCGGCCACCATGTAGCCCAGTGGGTTGACGTTTTCCCCTTTGCTATTGGTATAAGTGACACTTTTTGAGGCGTCATCTACGGCTTTGCGGATCTCTACCCAAGCCTCTGTCGGCACTTGGTACGCTTGGTCTAGGCGCCAACCGTCAATCTTGAGTTCCTTAACCCAAAATTGCGCCACTTCCTGATAGAACGCGAGACTTTCAGGGTAATCTACTGGGTTGTTGCCTCCAGCCGGAAGCTTGCCTGTCGGTGAGGCGACCACGTTGCCTTTGTGGTGACCAAACACGCCATCAAAGAAGACGTATAAGCCGCGTGCGTGGGCTTCTTCGACCAATCGGCGTGCGTCGTCCATGGTGCCAAAACGTGGGTCTATTTCAAAATAGTTGGTGGCAAAATAACCGGTAGCGTCAAGGCGATCTGCCCAGTGATCTTGCCCCGCCTTCGGTACAGAGTTAAAGATTGGCGTGAGCCAAATGCCGTTCATCCCTAACGATTGGATGTAATCAAGCGAGTCAATGATGCCCTGAATATCGCCCATATGATGGCTGGTGCCGTAGCCAGTGCCATGGCCAATTTGCTCGTTGCCGTTGACAAAGCTCTCCACCATGACTTGGTAGATACGCAGGTCGTCCGCTTTATCCGTCGCGGCGACATCACATTGGTAGGCGTTGGTGCTGGGGTAGGCGTTGGTGCTGGGCTGTTTCTCGACATTGGAGGATGAGTTACACCCGGCCAGCAGGGCGGTGGCAACCGCCAATGAAAGTGTGGTGAGTACCTGTTTCACGTTAATTTCCTTATTAGAGTTTTGTGCAAATTATTGATGAATAATTCATCAATAAAATCAGCCTTTTTACTCAGTTAGCAGGGAGGAGGAGGGAGGATGAGAGATCGTAATCACAGCCACTTAGCGATTTATCCCTACCGAGATTGTGGCGGATCACAGATTGTTGAGTAAAAAGTAAAAACGCCATCGAAAGTAGATGGCGTTTTTGTGAGGGTGAGCAAATTTGTTTTGTCAGGCTGTCAGATGACTGGATTGGCGTTAGTGAACAGCAACGGCGCTAAATGCCAAAATAGGATGTAATGGGCCCAAATTCAGTTTGCGCATGGATGATTTCCTCATGAACGGCACGCAGAGAAGAGATCAAGCCGAGAGTTATACTGCTCGGTTTGAACATCCATCAGTCCAAGCAATGAATGAAAAATGTTGTCGTGCGAGTAGGTGTCGGTCTG
This Vibrio navarrensis DNA region includes the following protein-coding sequences:
- a CDS encoding M3 family metallopeptidase; this translates as MTATSYLNQLNHQYLTIHRRKEDFFWETYMGISDDHQGSTQAQTQWTNFLAQADKIAEIKQQLQAAEQITDQQEKSATKQGLQGWLNMFESHAIEADTAREQKAELIRFEAELFEKKQNHVMTYTNEQGQEVEGSLPVLGATIRNSDQEAVRQSAHQALLNLEQWLLQNGFLELVKKRNAFARSMGYRNFFDYSVVKTEHMTTQALFAILDDFEQRTRQSQQNSLQQLAQEKGASALHGHNFIFSFAGDAMRDLDPYVPFSKSLRRWVESFGRLNIDYSAAELTLDLLDRKGKYPNGFCHGPIPSFYDQGEWIAAKVNFTSNAKPDQVGSGYDGINTLFHEGGHAAHFANVKMNAPCFSQEFAPTSMAYAETQSMFCDSLLNDADWLKLYALDANGNPVPDEVIQAMINSRQPFKAYEERSILVVPYFERALYELEETQLTPEVVTQLARDTEQKILGLACSPRPLMAIPHLLSDEASCAYQGYLLAHMAVYQTRAYFTEKFGYLTDNPEIGPLLAKHYWHAGNSVSHSESIKSLTGEGFNAKYLADVCNLSSEQAWQRELKKIAALGERTRPQPASLNARITVVDGAKVLASNELSDADMCDQFERYIETTYGR
- the rlmC gene encoding 23S rRNA (uracil(747)-C(5))-methyltransferase RlmC: MPCEFFQQKRCTSCTYIEMPYLAQIEMKDVHLRQLFPQVSTSAWLAPVQSQPTQCRNKAKMVVLGAAHQPILGIESVQDGSPVSLTTCPLYQDVMRELLSYLQNWIRIAGIPPYNKVKKKGELKFILLTQSQKRGEFMLRFVLRSENALQRIRDNLPRLQQDFPAIRVITANIQPVHMARLEGEQEIFLSDAQYLLEEFNGVPMVIKPKSFFQTNPDVAAKLYATARDWVAEIQPQTMWDLFCGVGGFALHCAQHAQAVVGIEIEEEAINSAKLSASQLGIENLSFAALDSGEYSRSQTQSPDLILVNPPRRGLGKALTDQLECLAAKHLIYSSCNPNTLQADLANLTSYQVVRAQWFDMFPHTDHAEVMMLLKRSD
- a CDS encoding aminotransferase-like domain-containing protein — encoded protein: MGTVSQSSMNENKYLQVEQHLKQRIATGQYQAEDRLPSIRELQQTLGVSKNTVIRAYQELEAQGLVYAQHRSGFRVKERQNERTQTCCAPADVDLLSVCREILSYPEQRERLPTGSAHPNIEAPAIKSLYAEIGRHSRMQNHFPSHYQLPPGDKLLIKQLAKLTADLGVPASVDDLIVTHGAQQAISLALRATTQPGDIVAVESPCYFGTLLLLESLGLKVLEIPSCPRSGMGIDALTLALSQWPIKVILVTPNFANPTGATMTLEKRQQLLTISADIPIIEDDVFGALSFEAPLPTLKSLDSQDRVIYVNSLSKTLDSRLRIGWVLSGRYRQAIEKHLLCDNMGSLNLMQTAVASFLTSGRYRSHTARMRRIYQHNSKLFCQMLIKALNQYPSMLGRFTLHPAQGSFLLWLILPQGFDSYQLYQQCKQQGISLLPGTVFGTQQQYRHCVRFCVATFNQDKNWQAAIDLLAKLIAKQIPKDPL
- a CDS encoding DMT family transporter; the protein is MLLRLIPFMFVVLWASGFVGARLGLQYAEPATLLSIRMAANVVLFLLLVVLLRRRMPTGAGLWHSCVVGILIHGFYLGGTYLAISLGMPAGLSSLLVGIQPILTAVILLLTLQERFRSSQWLGLVLGFIAISLVLSGKMDWQSEQYKWQAVTLCLMSLVGITLGTLYQKRFCHGVDMIGGATVQYMAAMLLFLPYALQFETMQVQWTGEFIFALIWLVVVLSCVAILLLLYMVKNGAASSVASVFYLVPPMTALQAWLMFGESFDINGVAGFVLAAVAVFLVVRKPKIAPLDKTVPVAASTVKS